In a single window of the Dreissena polymorpha isolate Duluth1 chromosome 3, UMN_Dpol_1.0, whole genome shotgun sequence genome:
- the LOC127871122 gene encoding neurogenic locus notch homolog protein 1-like — MSIYVYLIFSIVHIVNTIPSVDYRNQYPDIPCGNLTCYGPFTAKCDLNDSRPCRCLVGFMGNTCREDENECTKGYPCINRGHCINTIGSFSCNCLRGWAGDHCQLETGDPQECMPGWSLPRCTHDLDECLNTSLYTCAENQHCLNTRGNYTCECNAGWKGIGCLEDIDECESYMCKNNGTCDNTRGSFICQCQDGWRGYDCAADVDECLTSSCKNNGSCINTNGSFSCQCQHGWDGYSCADDVNECSASPCYSNETCINTNGSFRCQFYENYDHRNETVADFIDKLNLTDRDVGVVPADERIYNDNKDKTLPKENIGIAMISAGSALGTITLLVGIRITYITFQKRRVAPTNA; from the exons ATGtctatttatgtttatttaatatttagcaTCGTCCATATAGTTAACACG ATTCCCAGTGTAGACTATAGGAACCAGTATCCTGATATTCCATGTGGAAACTTGACATGTTACGGGCCCTTTACAGCCAAATGCGACTTGAACGATTCTCGCCCATGCAGATGCCTGGTTGGATTTAtg GGAAACACTTGTAGAGAAGACGAAAACGAATGCACGAAAGGATATCCGTGTATAAATCGAGGGCATTGCATAAACACAATCGGGAGTTTCAG ttgtAACTGTCTAAGAGGTTGGGCTGGAGACCATTGTCAACTTGAGACCGGAGATCCACAAGAATGTATGCCAGGTTGGAGTCTACCGAGATGTACGCACGATTTGGATGAATGTCTTAATAC GTCACTGTATACATGTGCGGAAAATCAACATTGTCTTAATACACGTGGAAACTATACCTGTGAGTGTAATGCTGGTTGGAAAGGAATTGGATGTCTCGAGGACATAGATGAATGCGAATCTTACATGTGCAAAAACAATGGAACTTGTGACAATACTCGTGGATCTTTTATCTGTCAATGCCAAGACGGATGGCGGGGATATGATTGTGCAGCAGATGTAGACGAATGTCTGACGTCCAGCTGCAAGAACAACGGGTCGTGTATAAATACAAATGGGTCGTTTAGTTGTCAATGTCAACATGGTTGGGATGGCTATAGTTGTGCGGATGATGTGAACGAATGCTCTGCAAGTCCCTGTTATAGCAACGAAACGTGTATAAATACAAATGGTTCGTTCCGCTGCCAGTTTTATGAAAACTATGATCATAGAAACGAAACTGTAGCTGATtttattgacaaattaaatttGACCGATAGAGATGTTGGTGTTGTTCCTGCCGATGAACGTATATACAATGACAATAAGGACAAAACATTGCCTAAAGAAAACATCGGCATTGCAATGATCAGTGCAGGGTCTGCCTTAGGAACCATAACGTTACTGGTTGGAATTCGAATAACATATATCACTTTTCAGAAAAGACG AGTCGCTCCGACAAACGCTTGA